A window of the Tunturibacter empetritectus genome harbors these coding sequences:
- a CDS encoding YggS family pyridoxal phosphate-dependent enzyme, whose product MSIAGNLEHLHQQIHEACRRANRSDSEVALMAVSKVHPVEVILEAYTAGQRLFGENRVQEFQEKSQHLTALNDAEFHLIGPLQSNKTARAAELFHAIDAVDSLKIAQRLDAAAKALGKKLPILIEVKLSHEESKHGLDPAELPALLAAIEPLESVEAVGLMTVPPWSEDAELARPSFRDLRKLRDQSVASFPKLTQLSIGMSNDFEVAIEEGSTCVRVGTALFGKRIVASAG is encoded by the coding sequence ATGTCCATCGCCGGAAACCTCGAACACCTTCACCAACAGATCCACGAAGCCTGCCGACGAGCCAACCGCTCCGACAGCGAAGTAGCCCTGATGGCAGTCAGCAAAGTCCACCCGGTCGAGGTCATCCTCGAAGCCTACACCGCCGGCCAGCGCCTCTTCGGCGAGAACCGGGTACAGGAGTTTCAGGAAAAGTCCCAGCACCTCACCGCATTGAACGACGCCGAGTTCCACCTCATCGGCCCGCTCCAATCCAACAAAACCGCCCGCGCAGCCGAGCTGTTCCACGCCATCGACGCCGTCGACTCGCTGAAGATCGCACAACGGCTCGACGCGGCCGCCAAAGCACTGGGAAAGAAGCTGCCGATCTTGATCGAGGTGAAGCTGAGCCACGAGGAGTCCAAACATGGCCTCGACCCAGCCGAACTACCCGCTCTGCTCGCCGCGATAGAGCCGCTGGAGTCGGTAGAAGCCGTAGGCCTGATGACGGTTCCACCGTGGTCCGAGGACGCAGAGCTGGCAAGGCCCTCCTTCCGCGACCTCCGCAAGCTGAGAGACCAGTCAGTCGCCAGCTTCCCGAAGCTGACCCAGTTGTCCATAGGCATGTCGAACGACTTCGAGGTAGCGATCGAAGAGGGCAGCACCTGCGTCCGCGTTGGAACCGCCCTCTTCGGCAAACGGATCGTGGCCAGCGCAGGATGA
- a CDS encoding APC family permease, with translation MNSEPRAGELHRGLSTSAALGLNIIDMVGVGPFVTLPLIVGVMGGPQAMLGWLMGALLSLCDGLIWSELGTAYPEAGGSYAYLKHLYGEKTWGRAFSFLYAWQVLISAPLSIASGCIGFAQYLSFFLPNTSRPFASTSLLGVPVVLSGQTLIAMSACVAAMIILHRSIFAIGRIARWLGVAVGLTLILLIVVGFTHFNPHLAFDFPAGAFHINSAFFAGLGAGMLISAYDYWGYYGICFLGAEVRDPEKTIPRAVLGSIGVVATLYLLMNISVLGVLPWREMAQNTDSHARMFTMAVFMEKLYGHAAAGVIVLLIAFAALASVFALLLGYSRIPFAAARDGNFPSWFGVVHPKYRVPTHSLLTLGGITLMCCIFRLQEVITTLVVIRILFQFLLQGTAVLLPKHRLARKTQGFRMPLYPLPVLLALSGFVFILFSRPNFLREMRTAELILVAGSIVYALRYISIRRRTEKN, from the coding sequence ATGAACTCCGAGCCCAGAGCAGGTGAGCTCCATCGCGGCCTCTCCACCAGCGCTGCGCTGGGCCTCAACATCATCGACATGGTCGGAGTCGGCCCATTCGTCACGCTGCCCCTGATCGTCGGGGTCATGGGTGGACCGCAGGCGATGCTCGGCTGGCTGATGGGGGCCCTCCTCTCCCTCTGCGACGGCCTGATCTGGAGCGAACTCGGCACCGCCTATCCGGAGGCCGGCGGCTCTTACGCCTACCTGAAGCACCTCTATGGAGAGAAGACCTGGGGGCGGGCATTTTCTTTTCTCTACGCCTGGCAGGTCCTGATCAGCGCCCCCCTCTCGATCGCCTCCGGGTGTATAGGATTCGCACAATACCTCTCTTTCTTTCTTCCGAACACGAGCCGTCCATTCGCCTCCACCTCGCTGCTCGGTGTTCCGGTGGTGTTGAGCGGACAGACGCTAATTGCAATGAGCGCGTGCGTAGCCGCCATGATCATTCTGCACCGCAGTATCTTCGCCATCGGCCGAATCGCACGCTGGCTCGGAGTTGCCGTAGGTCTCACACTTATCTTGCTGATTGTGGTTGGATTTACCCACTTCAACCCGCATCTGGCCTTCGACTTCCCAGCCGGTGCCTTTCATATCAACTCGGCATTCTTCGCCGGCCTCGGCGCTGGGATGCTGATCTCTGCCTACGACTATTGGGGCTATTACGGGATATGCTTTCTGGGCGCTGAGGTCCGCGATCCCGAAAAGACTATTCCCCGAGCCGTACTGGGCTCAATCGGCGTTGTCGCGACACTCTATCTGCTGATGAACATAAGCGTTCTTGGCGTACTCCCATGGCGTGAGATGGCACAGAATACCGACAGCCACGCCCGCATGTTCACGATGGCAGTCTTCATGGAGAAGCTGTACGGGCATGCCGCCGCCGGAGTAATTGTTCTGCTAATCGCTTTTGCAGCGCTTGCATCCGTGTTTGCGCTATTGCTTGGATATTCGCGAATTCCGTTTGCCGCTGCTCGGGACGGTAACTTCCCCTCATGGTTTGGAGTTGTACATCCAAAATATCGAGTCCCAACGCACTCCCTGTTGACCCTGGGCGGCATAACCCTGATGTGTTGCATCTTCAGGCTTCAGGAGGTCATTACGACTCTTGTAGTAATTCGCATCTTGTTTCAATTTCTTTTGCAGGGAACGGCCGTGCTGCTGCCGAAGCATCGTCTCGCGCGTAAGACGCAAGGGTTTCGGATGCCGCTGTACCCACTGCCAGTATTGCTGGCGCTAAGTGGATTTGTCTTTATTCTCTTTTCGAGACCGAACTTCTTGCGGGAGATGAGGACAGCCGAACTAATCCTGGTAGCAGGCTCCATTGTCTATGCGCTGCGCTACATCAGCATCCGAAGGCGGACAGAAAAGAACTAG
- a CDS encoding alpha/beta hydrolase, whose amino-acid sequence MKRLALRLIAITLSAASQLHAQNPVGSWQATLPDESQGLRIMLKIEKGETNSTIDSWKGTLYTINQADKTYPTTTLTITGALIKFTVDDYHVSYEGTISPDGNSIAGTFTQGKSQPLTFNRATEATAWPLDSTPHKVQFVPVEADVKLEVLDWGGTGRPLVLLSGLGNDAHVFDNFALKLTPNYHVYGITRRGFGASSVPPATVANYNADRLGDDVLAVISALKLNQPIVVGHSIAGEELSSIGSRHPEKVAALIYLDAAFPYAFYNHANTDLFLDMVDVRTQIDALQAGAVLEPKFVDNMLTSVAQLEKDLQKTKNDLAKMLPPYPPPPPPLGLAIMFGQQKYTQIPAPILSIVACPHAFGDNFHFHTTPEGKAAIIKEDEARCTAQADAFQSGVPSAHIVRLPNADHYVFKSNEADTLREMNAFIATLPGN is encoded by the coding sequence ATGAAGCGACTGGCCCTGAGACTTATAGCCATCACACTCTCTGCTGCAAGCCAACTCCACGCTCAAAATCCTGTCGGCTCCTGGCAAGCCACACTACCTGACGAGTCGCAGGGACTCCGCATCATGCTGAAGATCGAAAAGGGCGAGACAAACAGCACCATCGACTCCTGGAAAGGGACTCTTTACACGATCAACCAGGCGGACAAAACCTACCCCACGACGACCCTCACCATCACAGGCGCTCTTATCAAATTCACCGTCGACGACTACCACGTGTCGTATGAAGGAACGATCTCTCCAGACGGAAACTCCATCGCCGGAACCTTCACGCAGGGCAAATCCCAACCCCTCACCTTCAACCGTGCCACCGAAGCCACCGCATGGCCGCTCGACTCCACGCCGCACAAGGTCCAGTTCGTTCCCGTTGAAGCAGACGTCAAACTCGAAGTCCTCGACTGGGGAGGCACCGGCCGCCCACTCGTCCTCCTCAGCGGTCTGGGCAACGACGCCCACGTATTCGACAACTTCGCGCTCAAGCTAACTCCGAACTACCACGTCTACGGTATTACCCGCCGCGGCTTCGGTGCCTCCAGCGTACCGCCCGCCACCGTAGCCAACTACAACGCCGACCGCCTCGGAGACGATGTCCTGGCTGTCATCAGCGCCCTCAAACTAAACCAACCCATCGTCGTCGGCCACTCGATCGCCGGCGAAGAGTTAAGCTCCATCGGAAGCCGGCACCCGGAAAAAGTCGCCGCACTCATCTATCTCGATGCAGCCTTCCCCTACGCCTTCTACAACCACGCCAACACCGACTTATTTCTGGATATGGTCGACGTCAGAACACAGATCGATGCGCTCCAGGCAGGCGCTGTGCTGGAGCCGAAGTTTGTGGACAACATGCTGACCAGTGTCGCCCAACTCGAAAAGGATCTGCAGAAAACAAAAAATGACCTGGCGAAGATGCTCCCTCCATACCCGCCGCCGCCTCCGCCGCTTGGTTTAGCGATCATGTTCGGGCAGCAAAAATACACGCAGATCCCCGCTCCCATCCTCTCCATCGTGGCGTGCCCGCATGCCTTCGGCGATAACTTCCACTTCCACACCACTCCGGAAGGGAAGGCAGCGATTATTAAAGAAGACGAGGCTCGCTGCACGGCTCAGGCGGACGCATTCCAGTCTGGCGTACCATCAGCTCACATTGTTCGCCTGCCAAACGCCGACCACTACGTCTTCAAATCGAATGAAGCCGACACCCTCCGTGAGATGAACGCATTCATCGCGACTCTCCCAGGAAATTGA
- a CDS encoding amidohydrolase family protein, translated as MQADLLPAPVRVCQRQTLELRNANWFDGNKFERGTWFVDEAGRFTRNRPAHIERVLSLQHRFLVPAYGDAHCHNFSHLADLDKQTSLYIHDGVLSAKSMTDPRRTAVEAAGQLHRWGDPLNIAYAHGGLTGTRSHPAGIYESIALGYHGETKPEHAQQIDASRLEENDAYFVIDTRADLERKWPLILAGKPDFIKVYLLDTENYREHVQQGYGLGLNPELLPLVVQKAHAAGLRVSAHINTAHDFHVGVISGIDEFAHAPLVFAKGDMLERMYKIHSEDARQAAAQHISLTLTLFASDYQTGDPNLDELHRRLTKYNVELLRSSGVHLALGFDGYNTDSVGEVQVIRNLHLFSDTELLRLWSTDTVHAIFPGRKIGSIAEGDEATFLILAGNPLRDFSNTQRIEHRFITGQELLLRGR; from the coding sequence TTGCAGGCAGACCTCTTACCTGCGCCGGTGCGGGTGTGCCAAAGACAGACGCTGGAACTCCGGAATGCGAACTGGTTTGATGGAAATAAGTTTGAACGGGGAACATGGTTTGTTGATGAAGCTGGCCGCTTTACCCGGAACCGCCCTGCGCACATCGAGCGTGTCTTATCGCTTCAGCATCGCTTTCTAGTGCCAGCGTACGGCGACGCCCACTGTCACAACTTTTCTCACTTAGCGGACTTGGACAAGCAAACATCACTGTATATCCATGACGGGGTACTCTCCGCTAAGTCGATGACGGACCCCCGGCGAACCGCCGTCGAGGCCGCCGGGCAACTGCACCGTTGGGGCGATCCGCTCAACATAGCGTATGCGCACGGTGGTCTTACCGGAACGCGCAGTCATCCTGCCGGCATCTACGAGAGCATCGCGCTTGGCTACCACGGCGAAACCAAGCCGGAGCACGCCCAGCAGATCGACGCCAGCCGTCTCGAAGAAAACGATGCGTACTTTGTCATCGACACGCGGGCTGACTTGGAGCGGAAGTGGCCCCTGATTCTTGCGGGTAAGCCCGACTTCATCAAGGTCTATTTACTTGACACCGAAAACTATCGCGAACATGTGCAGCAAGGTTATGGACTTGGACTCAATCCCGAACTGCTACCGCTGGTCGTGCAGAAGGCCCATGCTGCGGGGTTGCGGGTCAGCGCGCACATCAACACAGCGCACGACTTTCATGTCGGGGTCATCTCCGGCATCGATGAGTTCGCTCACGCACCGTTGGTCTTTGCCAAAGGCGACATGCTCGAACGCATGTACAAGATCCATTCCGAAGATGCCCGCCAAGCAGCGGCACAGCATATCTCGCTTACTCTGACCTTATTCGCCTCCGACTATCAGACCGGAGATCCGAACTTGGACGAGTTACACCGCAGGCTCACGAAATACAACGTCGAGCTCCTGCGCTCCTCCGGTGTACACCTGGCCCTCGGCTTTGATGGCTACAACACGGATTCTGTCGGTGAAGTTCAGGTCATCAGAAATTTGCACCTGTTCAGCGACACGGAACTCCTTCGCCTCTGGAGCACCGATACCGTTCACGCCATCTTTCCCGGCCGAAAGATCGGCTCCATCGCCGAAGGTGATGAAGCAACCTTCCTAATCCTCGCCGGGAATCCTCTTCGTGATTTCAGCAACACACAACGAATTGAACACCGTTTCATTACCGGGCAGGAATTGCTGCTGCGCGGACGGTGA
- a CDS encoding outer membrane beta-barrel protein translates to MMHLRSVLLLTLLSALSGVLHAQAISTSGNNYEIPRFEVGANYNYFHANAPPGQCGCFSLNGGSGTILMNVTPVWAAVADIAVAHANNVDNTSQNITIINYLFGVRYSRRNSSRFVPYGEVLFGGAKEDVNFQFTINRNSFGLAAGGGVSTRLKRKLGMTIAQFDYVYTQIPNAANDRQNNIRISTGLTYNFR, encoded by the coding sequence ATGATGCATCTTCGAAGCGTCCTGCTGCTGACACTTCTATCCGCTTTGTCCGGGGTTCTGCATGCCCAGGCCATATCGACGAGTGGAAACAACTACGAAATCCCGCGGTTCGAGGTGGGTGCCAACTATAACTACTTCCATGCGAACGCACCCCCGGGTCAGTGTGGTTGCTTCTCGCTCAATGGAGGCAGTGGAACTATATTAATGAACGTGACGCCCGTGTGGGCCGCAGTGGCCGATATCGCAGTAGCCCACGCTAACAATGTGGATAACACTTCGCAGAACATCACTATTATTAACTATCTCTTTGGCGTGCGGTACTCTCGCCGAAATTCAAGTCGTTTCGTACCTTATGGCGAAGTACTGTTTGGCGGAGCGAAAGAGGATGTCAATTTTCAATTCACGATCAATCGCAACTCGTTTGGTTTAGCTGCAGGAGGAGGCGTAAGCACTCGACTAAAGCGAAAGCTGGGCATGACCATCGCTCAATTTGACTATGTCTACACGCAGATCCCCAACGCCGCGAACGACCGTCAAAACAATATTAGAATTAGTACAGGTCTCACATATAACTTTCGGTAG
- a CDS encoding AAA family ATPase: MLKKITLLRERVEDWTVYPFSVPTIASLPEIFIHSRIAFFAGENGTGKSTLLEAIAAHYGFGPEGGNRNLQFETSDSSRSVERLTRALRLSFDIRTGKGFYFRAESLFSLATQIDEWDKDPGSGGRIIDSYGGVSLHNHSHGETFFTVLDNKFRNSGLFLLDEPEAALSPQRQLSFLILIRDTLRHYKDAQFLISTHSPLLLGYPGAQIFSFDDGHLHEISYEDTAPLQIVRRFTNDRDSFLEELFAEPPSLFGEPDKP; the protein is encoded by the coding sequence ATGCTCAAAAAGATCACCCTCCTGCGCGAACGAGTGGAAGACTGGACCGTCTACCCCTTCTCCGTCCCCACTATCGCCTCCCTGCCCGAGATCTTCATCCACTCCCGCATCGCCTTCTTCGCGGGAGAAAACGGCACCGGGAAATCCACCCTCCTCGAAGCCATCGCCGCCCACTACGGCTTCGGCCCCGAAGGCGGCAACCGAAATCTTCAGTTCGAAACCAGCGACAGCTCGCGATCGGTTGAACGACTTACGCGAGCTCTGCGGCTTTCATTCGATATACGCACTGGAAAGGGATTCTACTTTCGTGCAGAAAGTCTATTCAGCCTTGCGACGCAGATCGACGAATGGGATAAGGACCCAGGCTCGGGTGGAAGGATCATTGATAGCTATGGCGGGGTCTCACTCCATAACCATTCTCATGGCGAGACATTCTTTACCGTTCTTGACAACAAGTTCCGTAACTCTGGCCTCTTCCTCCTCGACGAACCCGAAGCCGCCCTCTCCCCGCAGCGCCAGCTGTCTTTCCTTATCCTCATCCGGGACACTCTCCGCCACTACAAAGACGCCCAGTTTCTCATCTCCACCCACTCCCCCCTCCTTCTCGGCTACCCGGGCGCGCAGATCTTCTCCTTCGACGACGGCCACCTCCACGAGATCTCCTACGAAGACACTGCACCCCTTCAGATCGTCCGCCGTTTCACCAACGACCGCGACAGCTTCTTGGAAGAGCTCTTCGCGGAGCCCCCTTCCCTCTTCGGAGAACCCGACAAGCCGTAG